The Ensifer adhaerens genome contains a region encoding:
- the hpaH gene encoding 2-oxo-hept-4-ene-1,7-dioate hydratase, whose amino-acid sequence MLDKSQIEAAAAALDTAERERVQTGLLSLKHPEMTMDDAYAVQAAWVKQKITRGRRVIGWKIGLTSKAMQYALNIDIPDSGVLFDDMLFEDGARIPGNRFIQPRIEAEIAFVMKAPLVGPNVTVFDVLNATDYVTPALEILDTRILRVDPETKKARTIVDTISDNAANAGIVLGGRQMRPDAIDMRWMGAIVSRNAEVEETGLGAGVLNHPARGIAWLANRLALYGDRIEAGQIVLAGSFIRPVEARHGDTIVADFGPSGTISCFFE is encoded by the coding sequence ATGCTCGATAAATCCCAGATCGAAGCGGCAGCGGCCGCCCTCGATACCGCCGAACGCGAGCGTGTCCAGACCGGCCTGCTCTCGCTCAAGCACCCCGAGATGACCATGGACGACGCCTATGCGGTGCAAGCCGCCTGGGTGAAACAGAAGATTACCCGGGGGCGTCGGGTAATCGGCTGGAAGATCGGCCTCACCTCCAAGGCGATGCAATATGCGCTCAACATCGACATTCCCGATTCCGGCGTGCTGTTCGATGACATGTTGTTCGAAGACGGCGCCCGCATCCCCGGCAACCGCTTCATTCAGCCGCGCATCGAGGCCGAGATCGCCTTCGTGATGAAGGCGCCGCTCGTCGGTCCCAACGTCACCGTTTTCGACGTGCTGAACGCCACTGACTACGTGACCCCGGCGCTCGAAATTCTTGACACCCGCATCCTCCGGGTCGATCCGGAAACGAAGAAGGCGCGCACCATCGTCGACACCATCTCCGACAATGCCGCCAATGCCGGCATCGTTCTCGGCGGCCGCCAGATGCGGCCCGATGCAATCGACATGCGCTGGATGGGTGCGATCGTCTCACGCAACGCCGAGGTGGAGGAGACGGGGCTCGGCGCCGGCGTGCTTAACCACCCGGCCCGCGGCATCGCCTGGCTCGCCAATCGGCTTGCGCTCTATGGAGACCGCATCGAAGCCGGCCAAATCGTGCTTGCCGGTTCCTTCATCCGCCCGGTCGAGGCCCGCCACGGCGACACCATCGTCGCCGATTTCGGCCCGTCCGGCACCATCAGTTGCTTCTTCGAATAG
- a CDS encoding fumarylacetoacetate hydrolase family protein: MNHPRFVSFSAGGKSGYGLVSGNGIVDLSRRHGSTFPTLREVIEANALARLADEVAGTAPDISLDDIRYEIPVPAPEKIICVGVNFPDRNEEYKDGQAAPSNPSLFIRFPRSFTGHGQPLIRPPESPQLDYEGEIVIVIGKGGRRIPEASALDHIAALSLCNEGTIRDWVRHAKFNVTQGKNFDRTGSIGPWLVPFTDEAQLADIRLETRVNGEVRQQDRTSRMIFSFRKIINYVSTFTTLVPGDVIVTGTPTGAGARFDPPIWLKPGDMVEVQAEGIGTLINPIADEA, translated from the coding sequence ATGAACCATCCCCGTTTTGTGAGCTTTTCGGCCGGTGGAAAGAGCGGCTACGGCCTCGTTTCCGGCAACGGTATCGTCGACTTGTCGAGGCGGCACGGATCGACCTTTCCGACGTTGCGCGAAGTGATCGAGGCAAATGCCCTTGCGCGGCTTGCGGACGAGGTGGCGGGAACGGCGCCCGACATATCGCTTGATGACATCCGCTATGAGATCCCGGTGCCGGCGCCGGAAAAAATCATCTGCGTCGGCGTCAATTTCCCCGACAGAAACGAAGAGTACAAGGACGGTCAGGCAGCCCCTTCCAACCCGTCGCTGTTCATCCGTTTTCCGCGCTCGTTTACCGGCCACGGACAGCCGCTGATCCGCCCGCCTGAAAGCCCGCAGCTTGATTACGAAGGCGAGATCGTCATCGTCATCGGCAAGGGCGGCCGCCGCATTCCCGAGGCGAGCGCTCTCGACCATATTGCCGCGCTTTCACTCTGCAACGAAGGCACGATCCGCGACTGGGTGCGCCACGCCAAGTTCAACGTCACCCAGGGCAAGAACTTCGACCGCACCGGTTCGATCGGCCCTTGGCTCGTACCCTTCACTGACGAGGCCCAACTCGCCGATATCAGGCTCGAAACACGTGTGAACGGAGAAGTGCGGCAGCAGGACCGAACCAGCCGGATGATTTTCTCCTTCCGCAAGATCATCAACTACGTCTCGACATTCACCACATTGGTTCCCGGCGACGTCATCGTCACCGGTACGCCGACCGGCGCGGGCGCCCGTTTCGATCCGCCGATCTGGCTGAAGCCCGGCGACATGGTCGAGGTCCAGGCCGAAGGCATCGGCACGCTCATCAACCCGATTGCGGACGAGGCCTGA